TGGTGCACTTGTAGTAGCTCCTACATGCCACATCATCAATGTATATAACAAAGATCAGACAAAAAGGCTTCGCCTTGTCTCGAATACCATTTAGCAGATATATTAAGTATTGTCGCACGGTTCACTTATGGAATGAATGGCAACTAACTATCCTATTAACTGGAATGTGGATTAGGCTACATGTTAAAAATATACGGGAAATGCGTTTACCTTGGATTCGGATTTCCTTTGACCACCTTCTGCCCATATTTCCTCCAACGATATCCATCATCAAGAATATCGATGTCACTGGTGGTTTGGACTACTACTCTGGGTTCTCTCACCGTTCTGCTCCCTGGAGCTAAAATCCCTTCACTCCCACCTTCCTGCTTCCTGTAAAAGGCGCATAGTTAAGGGATCAAATGAATCAGGGACTGCGGAGCAGATTCAAACCATCCAATTGTTACATAACAAATTTCAATTTGCACACAAACTCCATCCGGCCAGGAGCTTACCATCTTTTGGCATCCGGTTCATCTTCGTCGTCGAACTCATCCCCTGCCGATTTACTTTTCTGAGAGCCCTGCTCATATTCGTCGTCAGCGACCGAAAGGGAAGAGTTTTCTGGGGTTGCAGCAGCGTCGACTTGGGAGGAGCCATGCGCGGGAAAAGCGGGGTCATGGATTTCAGGGGCGGCAGGATTATGGGACTGGATTGCAAGAGACGGCacggaggaggcggaggaggacgaTCTTCGGGTGGACTGGGGCTTAGGGTGGTTATGGCTTCCCTTGTAGACAATCTCGGTGATCTGTCCATCCAGAGACCTCTCGACCTTCTTCTTGGTAGGGCAATTAGGGTGAGTGCACTTGTAATAGCTTCTGGGGTTTTCACTCCCCTTCACTTGCTTCTGGCCGTATTTCCTCCAATTGTAGCCATCGTCTGATTTCCTCTGCTCTCGGATGGGCTGAGGCTGAGGCTGGGACTCATAATTGTCGTAATTGGCGTTGGTCTGGATGGTAGCGATCTCAGGGGAGAAGGTGTGGAATGGATTGAGTTCGGATTTCACCGTGGTCTCGTCAGAAGGACGGGAATCATCTTGTTTGATGGAGATCCAGGctagctgctgctgctgctgcaaaatTCAGACGACAACTCTTTGAGTGATAATCGCAAACAAACGGAAGGGGGATGAGCGTATAAGGGAAGTGGAGACATACATGCTGCTTGGCGTTGGTGTGCAAAGTGAAGGGAGAGCCATTTGTGTCTTCCCGTTTAGGGATCTGCTGGTAAGCGTCGGAGGACTTGCTCGTCCAATTGAAGGAGGAATGAAGCGGGAAAGCTCCAGTCGTTGGGGAGGGCAAAATCTAAAATCCAACgtccaaagaaaaaaggaaagaatgagccACAGCAAAATAGGAACAACAAAGGAATGGATCACAGGTGAATACGGGGGGACAGACAaataaagttaaaataaaaaagagagaagggaagatACGTTGGAAGAGTTGAGGAGAACAGGGGAGTCCAAGAG
The genomic region above belongs to Rhodamnia argentea isolate NSW1041297 chromosome 6, ASM2092103v1, whole genome shotgun sequence and contains:
- the LOC115746021 gene encoding probable WRKY transcription factor 26 isoform X1 encodes the protein MASPSARMGSLDPRANSFSFSTLLSSELEDGPRRGSGVPKFKSIPPPSIPISPLSSSFFAIPPGLSPAELLDSPVLLNSSNILPSPTTGAFPLHSSFNWTSKSSDAYQQIPKREDTNGSPFTLHTNAKQHLQQQQQLAWISIKQDDSRPSDETTVKSELNPFHTFSPEIATIQTNANYDNYESQPQPQPIREQRKSDDGYNWRKYGQKQVKGSENPRSYYKCTHPNCPTKKKVERSLDGQITEIVYKGSHNHPKPQSTRRSSSSASSVPSLAIQSHNPAAPEIHDPAFPAHGSSQVDAAATPENSSLSVADDEYEQGSQKSKSAGDEFDDEDEPDAKRWKQEGGSEGILAPGSRTVREPRVVVQTTSDIDILDDGYRWRKYGQKVVKGNPNPRSYYKCTSPGCPVRKHVERASHDLRAVITTYEGKHNHDVPAARGSSGAANRALPMPDNSNGNNSLAASVRPLAFTNPSNNNGPSPPSSNYRVPSLSSSSSAEGQQASPFTLEMLQSPGSFGFPGLGSSVGSFLNQSPDGDNIFGRAKEEPRDEMFLESLLCRNY
- the LOC115746021 gene encoding probable WRKY transcription factor 26 isoform X4; protein product: MASPSARMGSLDPRANSFSFSTLLSSELEDGPRRGSGVPKFKSIPPPSIPISPLSSSFFAIPPGLSPAELLDSPVLLNSSNILPSPTTGAFPLHSSFNWTSKSSDAYQQIPKREDTNGSPFTLHTNAKQHQQLAWISIKQDDSRPSDETTVKSELNPFHTFSPEIATIQTNANYDNYESQPQPQPIREQRKSDDGYNWRKYGQKQVKGSENPRSYYKCTHPNCPTKKKVERSLDGQITEIVYKGSHNHPKPQSTRRSSSSASSVPSLAIQSHNPAAPEIHDPAFPAHGSSQVDAAATPENSSLSVADDEYEQGSQKSKSAGDEFDDEDEPDAKRWKQEGGSEGILAPGSRTVREPRVVVQTTSDIDILDDGYRWRKYGQKVVKGNPNPRSYYKCTSPGCPVRKHVERASHDLRAVITTYEGKHNHDVPAARGSSGAANRALPMPDNSNGNNSLAASVRPLAFTNPSNNNGPSPPSSNYRVPSLSSSSSAEGQQASPFTLEMLQSPGSFGFPGLGSSVGSFLNQSPDGDNIFGRAKEEPRDEMFLESLLCRNY
- the LOC115746021 gene encoding probable WRKY transcription factor 26 isoform X3 is translated as MASPSARMGSLDPRANSFSFSTLLSSELEDGPRRGSGVPKFKSIPPPSIPISPLSSSFFAIPPGLSPAELLDSPVLLNSSNILPSPTTGAFPLHSSFNWTSKSSDAYQQIPKREDTNGSPFTLHTNAKQHQQQLAWISIKQDDSRPSDETTVKSELNPFHTFSPEIATIQTNANYDNYESQPQPQPIREQRKSDDGYNWRKYGQKQVKGSENPRSYYKCTHPNCPTKKKVERSLDGQITEIVYKGSHNHPKPQSTRRSSSSASSVPSLAIQSHNPAAPEIHDPAFPAHGSSQVDAAATPENSSLSVADDEYEQGSQKSKSAGDEFDDEDEPDAKRWKQEGGSEGILAPGSRTVREPRVVVQTTSDIDILDDGYRWRKYGQKVVKGNPNPRSYYKCTSPGCPVRKHVERASHDLRAVITTYEGKHNHDVPAARGSSGAANRALPMPDNSNGNNSLAASVRPLAFTNPSNNNGPSPPSSNYRVPSLSSSSSAEGQQASPFTLEMLQSPGSFGFPGLGSSVGSFLNQSPDGDNIFGRAKEEPRDEMFLESLLCRNY
- the LOC115746021 gene encoding probable WRKY transcription factor 26 isoform X2 produces the protein MASPSARMGSLDPRANSFSFSTLLSSELEDGPRRGSGVPKFKSIPPPSIPISPLSSSFFAIPPGLSPAELLDSPVLLNSSNILPSPTTGAFPLHSSFNWTSKSSDAYQQIPKREDTNGSPFTLHTNAKQHQQQQLAWISIKQDDSRPSDETTVKSELNPFHTFSPEIATIQTNANYDNYESQPQPQPIREQRKSDDGYNWRKYGQKQVKGSENPRSYYKCTHPNCPTKKKVERSLDGQITEIVYKGSHNHPKPQSTRRSSSSASSVPSLAIQSHNPAAPEIHDPAFPAHGSSQVDAAATPENSSLSVADDEYEQGSQKSKSAGDEFDDEDEPDAKRWKQEGGSEGILAPGSRTVREPRVVVQTTSDIDILDDGYRWRKYGQKVVKGNPNPRSYYKCTSPGCPVRKHVERASHDLRAVITTYEGKHNHDVPAARGSSGAANRALPMPDNSNGNNSLAASVRPLAFTNPSNNNGPSPPSSNYRVPSLSSSSSAEGQQASPFTLEMLQSPGSFGFPGLGSSVGSFLNQSPDGDNIFGRAKEEPRDEMFLESLLCRNY